The nucleotide window GGGTAAAGACCAACCAGTAATTCTGCAATTACTTGAGATTGAACCAGCCATGAATGCGTTAAAAGGCGTGATTATGGAACTTGATGATTGTGCATTTCCATTATTACATGGTGTAGTTGCCAGCCACGATCCAATGGTAGCATTTAAGGATGCTGATATTGCATTACTGGTTGGAGCACGTCCACGTTCTAAAGGGATGGAGCGTAAAGATCTACTTGAATCAAATGGTGCGATTTTTACCGGACAAGGTAAAGCTCTTGCTGCCGTAGCTAATAAAAATGTAAAAGTACTAGTTGTAGGTAATCCTGCTAATACTAATGCACTAATTTTATCTAAAAATGCACCAGGTTTAAATCCTAAAAATATTACATCAATGATGCGCCTTGATCATAACCGTGCAATGACTCAACTTGCAAACAAGGTTGGTGCTCATTCTACTGACGTTAAAGATGTTGTAGCTTGGGGCAATCACTCATCGACTCAATATCCAGACATTTTCAACGCTACGGTCAAAGGTAAAAAAGCTAGTGAACTAGTTGATGAAAACTGGCTAGTAAATGATTTTATTCCAACGGTACAAAAACGCGGTGCTGCAATTATTGAAGCACGTGGACTATCTTCTGCTGCTTCTGCTGCAAATGCTGCTATTGACCATATCCGTAGCTGGGTACTTGGTACAGCTGAAGGAGAAGTTGTAACTATGGGTGTTCCATCAGATGGAAGCTATGGTATCCCTGAAGGTGTTATGTTTGGTTATCCATGTACTTGCAAAAATGGTGAATACACTGTAGTTCAAGGTTTTGAAATCAATGAATTCAGCCGAAAATACATTGATATTACCTATAAAGAATTATGCGAAGAACGTGATTCAATTAAACACCTATTAGGTTGATTATAGAAAAGCCAGACTAATTAGTCTGGCTTTTTAAATTATTTCTTGTCACTACTTAAATTAGCTGCCAACATTTGCTCCGTCAATGTTTGCATTCCTTGTGATGTATG belongs to Aquella oligotrophica and includes:
- a CDS encoding malate dehydrogenase, translated to MKAPVRVAVTGAAGQISYSLLFRIASGDMLGKDQPVILQLLEIEPAMNALKGVIMELDDCAFPLLHGVVASHDPMVAFKDADIALLVGARPRSKGMERKDLLESNGAIFTGQGKALAAVANKNVKVLVVGNPANTNALILSKNAPGLNPKNITSMMRLDHNRAMTQLANKVGAHSTDVKDVVAWGNHSSTQYPDIFNATVKGKKASELVDENWLVNDFIPTVQKRGAAIIEARGLSSAASAANAAIDHIRSWVLGTAEGEVVTMGVPSDGSYGIPEGVMFGYPCTCKNGEYTVVQGFEINEFSRKYIDITYKELCEERDSIKHLLG